From a single Vibrio toranzoniae genomic region:
- a CDS encoding amino acid ABC transporter permease, which translates to MGFDFNYMLELLPILLKYLGTTMEMATWGLFFALILSLILANIRVFKIPVLDQLSQLYISFFRGTPLLVQLFLLYYGLPQVFPWMVGLDAFSAAVIGLTLHFAAYMAESIRAAIIGIDRSQMEASLSVGMTTSQAMRRIILPQATRVALPSLMNYFIDMIKSTSLAFTLGVAEIMAKAQMEASSSFRFFEAFLAVALIYWGVVVILTRIQIWAEVKLNKAYVR; encoded by the coding sequence ATGGGATTTGACTTTAATTACATGCTGGAGCTGCTACCAATACTGCTGAAGTATCTTGGCACGACCATGGAGATGGCAACTTGGGGTTTGTTCTTTGCTCTGATTCTCTCTTTGATACTGGCAAACATTCGTGTATTCAAAATCCCAGTACTCGATCAGTTGAGCCAACTGTACATCAGCTTCTTTCGCGGCACCCCACTGCTAGTACAGTTATTTCTTCTTTATTACGGCTTACCACAAGTGTTCCCGTGGATGGTTGGTCTAGATGCCTTCAGCGCAGCCGTCATAGGCTTAACTCTGCACTTTGCCGCCTACATGGCAGAAAGTATTCGTGCCGCAATTATCGGTATTGACCGTAGTCAAATGGAAGCCAGCCTATCTGTGGGCATGACAACCAGTCAAGCGATGCGCCGAATCATCTTACCTCAAGCAACCCGCGTCGCATTGCCGTCATTGATGAACTACTTCATTGACATGATTAAGTCGACTTCGCTTGCTTTCACTTTAGGTGTCGCTGAAATCATGGCTAAAGCTCAGATGGAAGCCTCTTCAAGTTTTCGCTTCTTCGAAGCTTTCTTAGCGGTAGCGCTGATTTATTGGGGCGTGGTGGTTATCCTTACTCGTATTCAAATTTGGGCCGAAGTGAAACTGAATAAGGCGTACGTACGATGA
- a CDS encoding amino acid ABC transporter ATP-binding protein, with protein sequence MIKLQNIHKQFGDTEVLKGIDLEIKQGEIIVIIGSSGTGKSTLLRCVNFLEQADQGTISIDDIKVDVQKHTKSEVLALRRKTGFVFQNYALFAHQTARQNIAEGLITVRGWKSKQAHEKAQQILDDIGLGDRSDSYPAALSGGQQQRVGIGRAMALQPELLLFDEPTSALDPEWVGEVLNLMKKLANQHQTMLVVTHEMQFAREVADRVIFMADGHIVEQGSPQDIFGNPQDPKLKKFLNKVGID encoded by the coding sequence ATGATCAAATTACAAAATATCCACAAACAATTTGGTGACACTGAAGTATTGAAAGGGATCGACCTAGAAATCAAGCAAGGCGAGATCATTGTCATCATAGGTTCAAGTGGTACTGGTAAATCTACCTTACTGCGTTGTGTGAACTTTCTAGAGCAAGCCGATCAAGGTACGATTTCGATCGATGATATCAAGGTGGATGTTCAGAAACATACCAAATCAGAGGTGCTTGCACTGCGTCGTAAGACGGGGTTTGTGTTCCAAAATTATGCGCTATTTGCTCACCAAACCGCGAGGCAGAACATTGCTGAAGGTTTGATTACTGTTCGAGGTTGGAAAAGTAAACAAGCCCATGAAAAAGCGCAACAAATACTCGATGACATTGGTTTAGGTGACAGATCGGACAGTTACCCAGCAGCGCTCTCTGGCGGCCAACAACAACGGGTTGGTATTGGCCGAGCGATGGCACTTCAGCCAGAGCTTTTGTTGTTTGATGAACCTACATCAGCGCTTGATCCTGAGTGGGTTGGCGAAGTACTTAATCTAATGAAAAAATTAGCAAATCAGCATCAAACCATGCTGGTGGTTACCCATGAAATGCAGTTCGCGAGAGAGGTCGCAGATAGAGTGATCTTCATGGCTGATGGCCACATTGTCGAACAGGGATCTCCACAGGATATTTTTGGTAATCCACAGGATCCTAAATTAAAGAAATTCTTAAACAAGGTTGGGATCGACTAA